The proteins below come from a single Vibrio natriegens NBRC 15636 = ATCC 14048 = DSM 759 genomic window:
- a CDS encoding methyltransferase family protein yields MRKLELRVPPVAVFLLVVLLMYWLKGLTPTFKITVPFVEFVVAALTLLSGFIGIAGVYEFRKAKTTVNPVKPESASSVVNTGVFAYTRNPMYVALLLLIIALGLWWQHLSVIPCGALFISYMNRYQIKPEEHVLERLFGEDYLKYKNRVRRWI; encoded by the coding sequence TTGAGAAAACTTGAACTTAGAGTGCCACCTGTCGCGGTCTTTTTGCTGGTGGTTTTACTTATGTATTGGCTGAAAGGACTGACGCCGACATTTAAGATCACAGTCCCTTTTGTCGAATTTGTTGTCGCTGCTTTAACGCTGTTATCGGGCTTTATTGGCATTGCCGGCGTTTATGAATTTCGTAAAGCGAAGACAACGGTCAATCCAGTTAAGCCGGAGTCTGCGTCATCTGTCGTAAACACTGGTGTCTTCGCCTATACCCGAAACCCGATGTATGTGGCTCTGTTGCTGCTTATTATCGCTCTGGGTTTGTGGTGGCAGCACCTTAGCGTCATCCCTTGTGGTGCTCTGTTTATCTCCTATATGAATCGTTACCAAATTAAGCCAGAAGAGCACGTGTTAGAAAGGCTGTTTGGTGAAGATTACCTGAAATACAAAAACCGGGTACGTCGCTGGATATAA
- a CDS encoding LysR family transcriptional regulator, with amino-acid sequence MDLVDGLKAFVATAQTGSFTEAAQRLGVSNRITSKYVAQLEERIGAQLLQRTTRKVGLTPTGQALLARAPTLLDELDDLLGAISEESKGLTGVLRVSAPLTFGEIYITGLLSRFSALHPQLSIDLRLSDSYVDLATEGIDLAFRIGLPDTATLKVRKLGEITSCVVASPEYLKQRGTPNTPQELKDHFCIIDTNRRGHNKWLFYRGKQETAVVPERNLMVNSARIAKDWAIDGRGIAICPDFVLQHDLESGRLVQLLGEYSMNKHPINAVYLEGNVIPRKVRALIDFVVEDFAQRPPGAI; translated from the coding sequence ATGGACTTGGTTGATGGTTTAAAAGCATTTGTCGCCACCGCACAAACAGGGTCTTTTACAGAAGCAGCACAAAGGCTCGGCGTATCTAACCGGATCACTTCTAAATATGTCGCTCAGTTAGAGGAAAGGATTGGCGCACAGTTATTGCAGAGAACGACTCGGAAAGTTGGCCTCACTCCCACAGGTCAGGCGCTGCTTGCTCGGGCTCCTACTCTATTAGACGAGTTGGATGACCTGCTGGGTGCAATATCTGAAGAGTCCAAAGGGTTAACTGGCGTACTGCGTGTATCCGCACCATTGACGTTTGGAGAGATTTACATCACCGGGTTATTGAGCCGCTTTTCTGCCCTTCATCCTCAGCTATCGATTGATCTACGTTTGAGTGATTCCTATGTAGACTTAGCTACTGAGGGCATTGATTTAGCGTTTCGTATCGGACTGCCAGACACAGCGACACTGAAAGTAAGGAAGCTTGGGGAAATCACCAGTTGCGTCGTTGCCTCACCTGAATACCTGAAACAACGAGGAACACCAAATACACCTCAAGAACTCAAGGATCATTTCTGTATTATCGATACCAACCGAAGAGGTCACAACAAGTGGCTATTCTATCGCGGCAAACAAGAAACCGCCGTCGTACCTGAGAGGAACCTGATGGTGAACAGTGCCCGCATCGCAAAAGATTGGGCGATAGATGGACGTGGGATAGCGATTTGTCCGGATTTCGTTTTACAACACGATCTTGAAAGTGGAAGGCTGGTACAACTTCTCGGCGAATACAGCATGAATAAGCACCCGATTAACGCGGTCTATTTAGAAGGCAACGTAATACCGCGAAAAGTCCGGGCACTTATCGATTTCGTGGTAGAAGACTTCGCTCAAAGACCACCAGGTGCTATTTAG
- the ygiD gene encoding 4,5-DOPA dioxygenase extradiol yields MSVMSSLQKLKNRFKASPRMPVVFLGHGSPMNVIEDNEFTRSWVELGRTLPKPQAILVVSAHWMTQGSTLVDVSALPRTIHDFYGFPDALYEKQYPAKGHPDLAKEVAALLSDHHVHTDDTWGLDHGAWSVLNSLFPAADVPVFQLSIDITKDMNWHLSIGKKLSELRDRGVLILGSGNIVHNLRALQFDGKPHDWAIEFDQYVAEKLNNRDFKSLADVASMGSLLRMANPTLEHYAPALTIAGASNLKDELIYTSQGVELGSISMRSFVFNGA; encoded by the coding sequence ATGAGCGTTATGTCCTCACTTCAAAAGCTGAAAAACAGATTTAAAGCTTCACCAAGAATGCCGGTGGTATTCCTTGGTCATGGCTCCCCAATGAACGTCATTGAGGATAATGAATTCACACGCAGTTGGGTGGAACTGGGACGTACATTGCCAAAACCTCAAGCGATACTAGTGGTTTCTGCGCACTGGATGACCCAAGGTAGTACGCTGGTCGATGTATCTGCATTACCTCGTACCATTCATGACTTTTACGGGTTCCCAGATGCGTTATACGAGAAGCAATATCCGGCGAAAGGGCATCCAGATCTTGCTAAAGAAGTCGCTGCACTATTGTCAGATCATCATGTACATACCGATGACACTTGGGGACTCGATCATGGTGCATGGTCAGTGTTGAACTCACTGTTCCCGGCTGCCGATGTGCCAGTGTTTCAACTATCCATTGATATCACCAAAGACATGAACTGGCACTTGAGCATCGGTAAAAAGCTCTCTGAGTTACGTGACCGAGGTGTGTTGATTCTTGGCTCGGGCAATATTGTTCACAATTTAAGAGCCTTGCAGTTTGATGGTAAGCCACACGATTGGGCGATTGAATTTGATCAGTATGTCGCTGAGAAGCTGAATAACCGTGACTTTAAATCGTTAGCCGATGTTGCTTCTATGGGCAGCCTATTGCGAATGGCTAACCCGACACTCGAGCATTATGCGCCAGCATTGACGATCGCTGGAGCATCGAATTTGAAAGATGAACTCATTTATACCTCACAAGGTGTCGAGCTAGGTTCAATCTCAATGCGCTCATTCGTTTTCAACGGCGCTTAA
- a CDS encoding glutathione S-transferase family protein — translation MLVNGKWTENWKALQKADDKGRFVRQVSEFRNWITPDGSPGPTGTGGFKAEPGRYRLYVALICPWASRTLIARKLKGLEDIIPVTVVNPQMTSQGWAFGGYDGADTDPLFSSQYMHEIYTRANPTYTGRATVPVLWDMKQNVLVNNESADILRMLDTAFEEIVPSDIRLYPEAFSAEIEELNPRIYNDLNNGVYKAGFTQSQDAYEEAVNKVFDMLDELEMRLEGQDYLVGNQLTETDIRTFVTLIRFDAAYHGLFKTNRKQIGDYQNLSSYMERILNLPGVVDTVSIDHITAGYYSIKELNPAGIRPTGPAHIEAMIQSARNANKTG, via the coding sequence ATGTTAGTGAATGGCAAATGGACAGAAAACTGGAAAGCGTTACAAAAAGCGGATGACAAGGGACGCTTTGTTCGACAGGTCTCCGAGTTTCGTAACTGGATTACTCCGGATGGTAGCCCGGGTCCTACAGGAACCGGGGGATTTAAAGCAGAGCCAGGACGTTACCGTCTATATGTCGCATTAATTTGTCCTTGGGCATCGCGCACATTGATCGCACGTAAACTGAAAGGGTTGGAAGATATTATTCCTGTCACCGTGGTCAATCCTCAAATGACATCACAAGGGTGGGCATTTGGTGGCTACGATGGTGCTGATACCGATCCGCTGTTTTCATCACAGTACATGCATGAGATATATACGCGTGCGAACCCGACTTACACTGGGCGTGCAACGGTACCCGTGTTGTGGGACATGAAACAAAATGTACTGGTGAACAATGAAAGTGCGGATATTCTGCGAATGCTGGATACGGCTTTTGAAGAGATTGTTCCATCGGATATCAGGCTGTATCCAGAGGCGTTTTCTGCGGAGATTGAAGAACTTAACCCACGTATCTACAACGATCTCAACAATGGTGTTTATAAGGCTGGCTTTACTCAGTCCCAAGATGCTTATGAAGAAGCGGTAAACAAAGTGTTTGATATGTTGGACGAGTTGGAAATGCGTTTGGAAGGACAAGATTATCTGGTTGGTAACCAACTAACAGAAACGGACATCCGTACCTTTGTTACTTTAATTCGTTTTGATGCGGCATATCACGGCTTATTCAAAACCAATCGCAAGCAAATTGGCGATTATCAGAACCTTTCCAGCTACATGGAGCGCATACTTAATCTTCCGGGTGTGGTAGATACGGTTAGTATCGATCACATTACAGCGGGCTATTACTCGATAAAAGAGCTAAATCCAGCGGGAATTCGTCCAACCGGACCTGCCCATATTGAGGCAATGATTCAGTCAGCAAGAAACGCGAATAAGACGGGCTAA
- a CDS encoding DUF3581 domain-containing protein, whose product MFLTPYFSNNEHQFQFTREQASHFAKRVAGDYNPIHDEDNKRFCVPGDLLFAVLLSKEGISQKMRFNFSGMVNDGVALHIENKCEKESAVVDAAGKEYLHMSREGETNRDPAFIEHVVTNYVQFSGMNFPHIMVPLMEEQQMMINCQRPLVIYESMEVEFSRLDLTHPEVEFTGATFDVDGKRGVVTLNFAFKEDGEVVGNGIKRMVASGLKPYDQEAVDDLVTRFHERKDAFLAKFVEAA is encoded by the coding sequence ATGTTTCTAACACCTTATTTTTCTAACAATGAGCACCAGTTTCAGTTCACTCGCGAGCAGGCAAGTCACTTTGCGAAGCGCGTAGCTGGCGATTACAACCCAATCCATGATGAAGACAACAAACGCTTCTGTGTACCTGGCGATCTACTGTTTGCCGTACTGCTAAGTAAAGAAGGCATCAGCCAAAAAATGCGTTTCAACTTCTCTGGCATGGTAAATGACGGCGTTGCGCTTCATATTGAGAATAAGTGTGAGAAAGAAAGTGCAGTTGTTGATGCAGCTGGCAAAGAATATTTGCACATGTCTCGCGAAGGTGAAACCAACCGCGACCCAGCATTTATTGAACATGTAGTGACAAATTACGTTCAGTTTTCTGGCATGAACTTCCCTCACATCATGGTTCCTCTTATGGAAGAGCAGCAAATGATGATCAACTGCCAACGCCCATTAGTGATTTACGAAAGTATGGAAGTTGAGTTCTCTCGTCTGGATCTAACCCATCCGGAAGTAGAATTTACAGGCGCAACTTTCGACGTAGACGGCAAGCGTGGTGTAGTGACGTTGAACTTCGCGTTCAAAGAAGATGGTGAAGTTGTCGGTAACGGTATTAAACGTATGGTTGCAAGTGGTTTGAAACCTTACGACCAAGAAGCTGTTGATGATTTGGTCACGCGCTTCCATGAGCGTAAGGACGCATTCTTAGCAAAGTTCGTTGAGGCAGCGTAA
- the hutG gene encoding formimidoylglutamase → MSQSDLHNPLFHWQGRHDAEDGKLGQRIHHVVQHQPAHELEKVAQGVSILGFATDAGVARNKGRVGAKKSPDLIRRALANLAWHKDAPIYDLGTVVCEDDLLEESQARCASAIAQALPHTPVIVLGGGHEIAWASFSGLAEYFKSHHPDKKPKIGIINFDAHFDLRAFESQIADVKPSSGTPFNQIHHFCQRNDWPFHYACLGVSRSSNTQALFQKADDLNVWYVEDHQLSYLNLSYHLTQLQHFIDDCDYLYLTIDLDVFPAATAPGVSAPAARGVSYDTIAPFLERILHCKNKLMLADIAEYNPNYDVDSQTARLAARLCWDIANAMAEK, encoded by the coding sequence ATGTCTCAATCCGATTTACATAACCCGCTATTTCACTGGCAAGGTCGTCATGATGCCGAAGATGGTAAGCTTGGCCAACGTATCCACCATGTTGTCCAACATCAGCCAGCTCACGAGCTGGAAAAAGTGGCGCAAGGCGTTTCAATATTAGGCTTTGCTACCGATGCTGGCGTAGCAAGAAACAAAGGCCGCGTCGGAGCGAAGAAATCGCCTGATTTAATCCGTCGAGCACTGGCGAATCTTGCTTGGCACAAAGATGCCCCAATTTACGATCTCGGAACGGTGGTGTGCGAAGACGATTTGTTGGAAGAAAGTCAGGCTCGTTGTGCAAGTGCCATTGCGCAAGCACTTCCCCACACGCCAGTCATTGTGTTGGGCGGCGGGCACGAAATCGCGTGGGCCTCATTTTCCGGACTGGCAGAGTACTTTAAGTCACATCATCCGGATAAAAAGCCGAAAATCGGCATTATCAATTTCGATGCGCACTTCGATCTGCGTGCTTTCGAAAGCCAGATAGCCGACGTGAAGCCAAGCTCCGGTACCCCATTTAATCAAATTCATCACTTTTGCCAACGCAATGACTGGCCATTCCACTATGCGTGTTTAGGGGTGAGTCGCAGCAGCAATACTCAGGCTCTATTCCAAAAAGCGGATGACTTAAATGTGTGGTATGTAGAAGATCATCAGCTTAGTTATTTGAACCTCAGCTACCATCTGACGCAACTGCAGCATTTTATCGACGATTGTGATTACCTGTATCTGACGATTGACTTGGACGTATTTCCAGCTGCAACGGCTCCTGGTGTGAGTGCGCCAGCTGCTCGTGGCGTGAGTTACGATACGATTGCGCCATTCTTAGAGCGTATTCTTCATTGTAAAAACAAGTTGATGCTGGCCGATATTGCCGAGTACAACCCAAATTATGATGTCGATAGCCAAACGGCACGCTTAGCGGCTCGTTTATGTTGGGACATTGCCAATGCAATGGCAGAGAAGTAA